Proteins found in one Methanospirillum hungatei JF-1 genomic segment:
- a CDS encoding methyl-accepting chemotaxis protein — protein sequence MVSLFSVSSINKKILYAGSLSLLVVASVIILFAAFSTYNTSVSGAEDELKILADAQAEAIKGVLLEPMHSTESLAEVLLGPYSAGKPLPREEVESIIGGILKNHPLYNGVYTMWEENAYDRADSRYAGKNGFSSTGRMNMYWYREDGVEQRMIYEPDSVDTETDYTQDYYTIPAQTHQKLLTNPYVEPSQSVPVLMASTIVPILSQGTFLGITGVDVTLADIDRIADETRLYNGEGIVLIVSNDGTIAGVTGDIGTVGEPLTSLAPVFSVSEETIQHIITGESDATFTLGPYVGKMSDVVVGDPGLPWKVLVLVPSSILTANAISLTIILVIFGILISAGGVGLLYIVARSISRPIQEITYAAGRLAEGDLSCRINPDGHDEVAILGRTFDTMASRLQQTMNTITRDGEDQKAVLAEINGIAQAASNGDLNVRGDPAHFSGEYRHVIEAVNDTLDAVVRPVTEAMTLAREYSAGNFSARFDPGVPVSGDFIHFRTALDTIGIQMGSLIGALSNEVQGLMTEMEESNASVEEIASASQAIARGTNELSIQADLSKSEITKIQDTVSSVISIGSDIANQTAEASVLINQSQQLSHKGSESSTLADIGMKSIVKSHDETGRIIHEINSEMDKIGDIVGIITDIADQTNLLALNAAIEAARAGDAGKGFAVVAGEVKALALESQKSAEKISGIISLLQERSAKMKSAIDTSRQDVNNGSRAVDETLKIFSELASSIDEITKRIVSIDSASQDQMAAYEMVMEHITSMNESFHTIINELGNTAALTEENSVSLDCIAQSIQEATIRIDKISRDMSRFRV from the coding sequence ATGGTTTCTCTCTTTTCGGTCAGTTCAATCAATAAAAAAATACTTTATGCAGGTTCTCTCTCTCTTCTTGTTGTTGCCAGTGTTATTATTCTGTTTGCAGCATTTTCTACATATAACACCTCTGTATCAGGAGCTGAAGATGAACTTAAAATTCTCGCAGATGCACAGGCTGAAGCAATAAAAGGAGTATTACTTGAACCGATGCACTCGACCGAATCTTTGGCTGAAGTGCTTCTTGGGCCATATAGTGCTGGAAAACCACTGCCAAGAGAGGAAGTTGAGTCAATCATCGGTGGAATATTGAAGAACCATCCTCTCTATAATGGGGTTTACACGATGTGGGAAGAGAATGCGTATGATCGTGCTGACTCCCGGTATGCAGGTAAGAACGGGTTCTCCAGTACAGGGCGGATGAATATGTACTGGTACCGGGAGGATGGTGTTGAGCAGCGGATGATATATGAGCCGGATTCTGTAGACACAGAGACTGATTATACACAGGATTACTATACCATTCCTGCACAAACACACCAGAAACTCCTAACCAATCCGTATGTTGAACCATCACAGAGTGTCCCGGTCCTGATGGCGTCAACCATCGTTCCAATCCTCTCTCAGGGAACTTTTCTTGGGATAACTGGTGTCGACGTCACCCTTGCTGATATTGACCGGATTGCAGATGAAACCCGTCTCTACAATGGTGAAGGTATTGTCCTTATTGTGAGTAATGACGGAACGATAGCAGGAGTAACCGGGGATATCGGAACGGTTGGTGAACCTCTTACTTCCCTCGCCCCCGTTTTTTCAGTATCAGAGGAGACCATTCAGCACATTATCACCGGAGAGTCTGATGCAACCTTTACACTTGGTCCCTATGTCGGGAAGATGTCAGATGTCGTGGTTGGTGATCCTGGCCTGCCATGGAAGGTTCTGGTCCTGGTCCCGTCATCCATCCTGACTGCCAATGCAATCTCCCTTACCATTATCCTGGTCATCTTTGGTATCCTGATCTCCGCCGGTGGAGTAGGGCTGCTTTATATTGTTGCACGATCCATCAGTCGTCCGATACAGGAGATCACATATGCAGCCGGGCGCCTGGCAGAGGGTGATCTTTCCTGCCGGATTAATCCTGACGGACATGATGAGGTTGCTATCCTTGGGAGAACCTTTGATACCATGGCTTCCCGCCTGCAGCAGACAATGAATACTATCACCCGGGATGGAGAAGATCAAAAGGCGGTCCTTGCAGAGATAAACGGGATAGCACAGGCGGCATCAAATGGTGATCTCAATGTTCGTGGAGATCCAGCTCATTTCTCCGGTGAGTACCGCCATGTCATCGAAGCGGTGAATGATACTCTTGATGCTGTCGTCCGGCCGGTTACTGAAGCAATGACGCTTGCCCGTGAGTATTCAGCAGGGAATTTCTCTGCACGGTTTGACCCTGGTGTTCCGGTATCAGGAGACTTTATTCATTTCAGGACGGCGCTTGATACCATTGGTATCCAGATGGGGTCCCTTATTGGTGCTCTTTCTAACGAGGTTCAAGGCCTGATGACCGAGATGGAAGAGTCCAATGCTAGTGTAGAGGAGATTGCGTCTGCATCCCAGGCGATTGCACGGGGGACAAATGAGCTCAGTATACAGGCTGATCTGTCAAAATCCGAAATCACAAAGATTCAGGATACGGTCAGTTCTGTGATATCCATCGGTTCTGATATAGCCAATCAGACCGCAGAGGCATCAGTTCTTATCAATCAGTCACAGCAGCTCTCACATAAGGGATCTGAAAGCAGTACTCTTGCAGATATCGGTATGAAGTCCATTGTAAAGTCGCATGATGAGACCGGCAGAATCATTCATGAGATTAATTCGGAGATGGATAAGATCGGTGATATTGTTGGTATCATTACTGATATTGCTGATCAGACAAATCTCCTTGCACTCAATGCCGCAATCGAAGCCGCCCGTGCAGGTGATGCAGGGAAAGGGTTTGCAGTAGTTGCCGGAGAAGTGAAGGCACTTGCACTTGAATCACAGAAATCTGCAGAGAAGATCAGTGGTATCATCTCTCTTCTCCAGGAACGGTCGGCAAAGATGAAAAGTGCCATTGATACCTCACGACAGGATGTTAATAATGGCAGCAGGGCAGTCGATGAAACATTGAAGATCTTTTCTGAGCTGGCATCTTCAATCGATGAAATTACCAAGCGGATCGTTTCTATCGACTCAGCCAGCCAGGATCAGATGGCAGCATATGAGATGGTGATGGAGCATATTACTTCTATGAATGAGTCATTCCACACTATCATCAATGAGCTGGGCAATACTGCTGCATTAACCGAAGAGAACTCCGTTTCACTTGATTGTATTGCCCAGTCTATTCAGGAAGCAACGATCAGGATAGATAAAATATCACGTGATATGTCCCGTTTCAGGGTATAG
- a CDS encoding DUF5591 domain-containing protein — translation MEDLRTDVQRTPSDKILTDPPFYLPEFEASYRYIIDVYEVPPRDIAIFIPCAVRKPYSTSPSHRIMRAIIDKVLQPDSFHLVIFGTCGILPAELETMYPYAHYQYMLGKVKDPSIQEDFLRIETDRVAGYLQKTKDTYKKRIAYCIGPFRRALIQGSELAGVPIDIIMPGKDVINKIMELDCPFQEGSLNMEEYLEEFYKGLVLIRDSLL, via the coding sequence ATGGAAGATCTGAGAACTGATGTACAGCGCACCCCATCTGACAAGATACTGACCGATCCACCCTTTTATCTTCCTGAATTCGAGGCATCCTACCGGTACATCATTGATGTGTATGAGGTGCCCCCTCGTGACATTGCCATATTTATCCCCTGTGCGGTTCGAAAACCATACAGTACCAGTCCGAGTCACCGGATCATGCGAGCTATCATCGATAAGGTTCTGCAGCCGGATTCATTTCATCTCGTGATCTTTGGAACCTGTGGTATCCTTCCTGCAGAACTGGAGACCATGTACCCCTACGCTCATTATCAGTACATGCTGGGAAAAGTGAAGGATCCATCTATACAGGAGGATTTTCTCAGGATTGAAACCGATCGGGTGGCCGGGTATCTTCAAAAAACAAAAGATACGTATAAAAAACGGATTGCCTATTGTATTGGTCCGTTTCGGAGGGCGTTAATCCAGGGATCCGAACTGGCAGGAGTCCCTATTGATATCATCATGCCAGGAAAGGATGTAATTAATAAAATAATGGAACTTGACTGTCCTTTCCAAGAAGGAAGTCTGAATATGGAAGAATATCTTGAAGAGTTCTATAAAGGTCTTGTTTTGATTCGAGACTCATTATTGTGA
- a CDS encoding ABC transporter ATP-binding protein, with protein sequence MNHTPLFVDFQNITVAHNTTILLHALSVQIPDGEHVAILGPNGSGKSTFIRTLIREHYPVYSESGSVFRIWGQETWDVFTLRSHFGYVSQDLQYTFHRNISGREVILSGFFSSIGLFFHTITPEMENKADEILSFLEISHLADRSFSDMSTGEARRFLIGRALVHNPRVLILDEPSNSLDLHALHMLRSTMRKVAAQTVIILVTHSLPDIIPEINRVILFKNGAIYQDGPKEEVLTDRFIRAVFDVPVRIIHDDGYYYATGY encoded by the coding sequence ATGAATCATACACCACTTTTTGTAGATTTTCAAAATATCACGGTTGCACACAATACGACGATCCTGTTACATGCACTCTCGGTTCAGATTCCTGACGGAGAACACGTTGCTATTCTCGGACCAAACGGCTCAGGAAAATCCACCTTTATCAGGACACTCATCAGGGAGCATTATCCAGTCTATTCAGAATCAGGCTCAGTATTTCGGATCTGGGGTCAGGAGACATGGGACGTCTTTACTCTTCGATCCCATTTCGGGTATGTATCCCAGGACCTCCAATATACATTTCACCGGAATATTTCCGGGAGAGAGGTGATTCTATCAGGCTTTTTTAGCAGTATCGGGCTCTTCTTTCATACCATCACACCAGAGATGGAAAACAAGGCAGATGAGATCCTCTCTTTTTTGGAAATTTCCCATCTGGCTGATCGATCATTTTCTGATATGTCAACCGGCGAGGCCAGGAGATTTCTTATCGGACGGGCACTGGTTCATAATCCACGGGTCCTCATCCTTGACGAACCTTCAAACAGTCTGGACCTTCATGCCCTGCACATGCTCCGCTCTACCATGAGAAAAGTTGCGGCACAGACTGTCATCATACTTGTCACTCATTCCCTTCCTGACATCATCCCGGAGATAAACCGGGTCATTTTGTTTAAAAACGGTGCCATCTACCAGGACGGACCGAAAGAAGAGGTACTGACAGATCGGTTTATCCGTGCTGTCTTTGATGTTCCGGTCAGGATCATTCATGATGACGGATACTACTATGCAACAGGATATTAA
- a CDS encoding IS1182-like element ISMhu2 family transposase, with amino-acid sequence MSHRYNMIRGYGNEQQFLLPVNAMDWLSENDITYGILEILSILDISPFINKYRDDGRGSAFFDPRSMLGIIIYSMIRGEKSSRKIEMCCHYDIGYRIVANNLTPDHTTIYRFKKNNSKEIKSLFKQLSQIIVESGIARIGVLALDGSKFGCNASLSANKKLKYLEAELGRLFDESQEIDELENDDINIQDMEINRLPEHLSTKEKRKEVLNRAKEKLIERHDIESKKQEEKILDREKEELESGKKKRGRKPLEPKKEPSSDSKVNLTDPESQIMSTTNGWIQGYNGQIIVSENQFILAAMISDEQNDKKLLIPMLNELEDLFTGIHPSISPNILLSDAGYFSYPNSLAELDYGIQLIIPPSKERKIPEYSDNDGYISRMEMICRAICMGEIITFPELQSIGTFVWQSFMNREKQATTQEICKRVMEVRVKSPTGRELYRKRKYMVEPVFGNMKHNMRFRSFSQKGKENCEGEFFLAALVHNIKKLIRFEGIVKIKEFATNIIKPSRGSGFSYIFANTVCKVGIDTCRFIHPLVYFG; translated from the coding sequence ATGTCTCATCGCTATAACATGATTAGAGGATATGGTAATGAACAACAATTTTTACTCCCTGTCAATGCGATGGACTGGCTATCTGAAAATGATATTACTTATGGCATATTAGAAATTCTTTCGATTCTCGATATTAGTCCATTTATTAATAAATATCGTGACGATGGTCGCGGTTCTGCCTTTTTTGATCCTCGTTCAATGCTTGGAATAATAATTTATTCAATGATTCGTGGAGAAAAATCTAGCAGAAAAATTGAGATGTGCTGCCATTATGATATTGGATATCGGATTGTCGCCAATAATCTTACACCTGACCATACAACGATCTATCGTTTCAAGAAGAATAATTCAAAAGAAATCAAATCCCTTTTTAAACAATTATCTCAAATTATCGTAGAATCCGGGATAGCAAGAATCGGTGTCCTAGCCCTCGATGGATCAAAATTTGGCTGTAATGCCTCTTTATCAGCCAATAAAAAATTAAAATACCTTGAAGCAGAGCTAGGTCGGCTTTTTGATGAATCACAGGAAATTGATGAGTTAGAAAACGATGATATAAATATTCAGGATATGGAGATTAACCGACTACCTGAGCATCTTTCAACAAAAGAAAAACGAAAGGAAGTTCTTAATCGGGCTAAAGAGAAATTAATTGAACGACATGATATCGAATCTAAAAAACAAGAAGAAAAGATTCTGGACCGCGAAAAAGAAGAATTAGAATCGGGTAAAAAGAAACGAGGTAGAAAGCCTTTAGAGCCTAAAAAAGAGCCATCTTCAGATTCAAAAGTAAATCTCACTGATCCTGAAAGTCAGATAATGTCAACCACCAATGGCTGGATTCAAGGGTATAATGGGCAGATTATCGTTTCTGAAAATCAATTTATCCTCGCTGCAATGATATCAGATGAGCAAAACGATAAAAAATTATTAATACCTATGCTAAATGAACTCGAAGACCTTTTTACGGGTATTCATCCATCAATTTCGCCTAATATACTACTATCTGATGCAGGTTATTTCTCATACCCGAATTCTTTAGCAGAATTGGATTATGGCATTCAACTCATCATCCCTCCTTCTAAAGAAAGAAAAATTCCAGAATATTCAGATAATGATGGGTATATCTCACGAATGGAAATGATATGTCGGGCGATTTGTATGGGAGAAATAATCACATTTCCGGAATTGCAAAGTATCGGGACGTTTGTTTGGCAATCTTTTATGAACAGAGAGAAACAAGCAACAACTCAGGAAATTTGTAAACGAGTTATGGAAGTACGTGTGAAATCCCCCACTGGTAGAGAGTTATATCGAAAACGAAAATACATGGTCGAACCAGTTTTTGGTAATATGAAACATAATATGAGGTTTAGGAGTTTCTCTCAAAAAGGGAAAGAGAATTGCGAGGGAGAATTCTTTTTAGCTGCATTAGTGCATAATATAAAAAAACTTATCAGATTTGAGGGTATAGTTAAAATTAAAGAATTTGCTACGAATATTATAAAACCGTCAAGAGGTTCAGGTTTTTCCTATATTTTTGCAAACACAGTATGTAAAGTGGGAATTGATACATGCAGGTTCATACATCCATTAGTCTATTTTGGTTGA
- the acs gene encoding acetate--CoA ligase yields MADNFDVKLDNKTYIPDPSYQANSALGDYKKAYAEFLSDPDGFWAGKARELDWIKPWDKVKEWNWPNARWFCGGKLNISANCLDRHVKNGRRNKLALIWKGEQGKEEIYTYRQLYRAVMRFANALKKLGVQKGDRICLYMPLVPEHIIAMLACARIGAVHSIVYAGFGAEALHARIRDAQAKIVITADVGVRRGKLIPLRSIVDDAVKNSPSVEKIVVLSRERCPVELYSEMEVDFYAIQEGVSDECPPEEMDSEDPLFILYTSGTTGQPKGIVHTTGGYLVGAHYTCKYIFDLKENDVHWCTADPGWITGHSYIVYGPLSVGATVLITETTPDYPDPGIWWSLIEEFGVTVFYTAPTAIRMFMKVGEQWPDKYNLSSLRIIGSVGEPLNPEAFEWYYRVIGRNRCPILDTWWQTETGMHMITTPLGQPMKPGFAGVPIPGVVADVVDKEGNPVPARQGGLLVIKEPWPSMMRTVYNNPDRYKQYWNQIKNWYTVGDLAVKDEDGYIMVLGRSDDIIIVAGHNLGTAEVESALVSHEAVAEAAVIGVPDDVKGQAVKAFVILRQGYEPSQKLVSELTYHVRMTIGPIAMPSGIEFMDKLPKTRSGKIMRRVLKAKEMGVDPGDISTLEE; encoded by the coding sequence ATGGCTGACAACTTTGATGTCAAACTTGACAACAAAACCTACATCCCAGACCCGTCCTATCAGGCAAATTCTGCCCTGGGTGATTATAAAAAAGCCTATGCAGAGTTTTTATCAGACCCGGATGGATTCTGGGCAGGTAAAGCCAGGGAACTGGACTGGATAAAACCATGGGATAAGGTAAAAGAGTGGAACTGGCCGAATGCCCGGTGGTTTTGTGGAGGAAAACTCAATATCTCCGCAAACTGTCTGGACCGGCATGTTAAGAACGGAAGGAGAAATAAACTTGCCCTGATCTGGAAGGGTGAGCAGGGGAAAGAGGAGATCTACACATACCGTCAGCTCTACCGGGCTGTGATGCGGTTTGCCAATGCCCTGAAAAAACTCGGTGTTCAGAAAGGGGACCGGATATGTCTGTACATGCCCCTTGTCCCTGAGCATATCATCGCCATGCTTGCCTGTGCCCGGATTGGTGCAGTGCACTCCATCGTCTATGCCGGATTCGGAGCAGAGGCTCTCCATGCACGAATCAGGGATGCACAGGCAAAAATTGTCATAACTGCGGATGTCGGAGTCAGACGAGGTAAATTAATCCCACTGCGGAGTATCGTGGATGATGCGGTTAAGAACTCTCCCAGTGTTGAGAAGATTGTGGTACTGAGCAGGGAACGGTGTCCGGTGGAACTCTATTCAGAGATGGAAGTGGACTTTTACGCTATCCAGGAAGGAGTCAGTGATGAATGCCCGCCAGAGGAGATGGACAGTGAAGACCCGCTCTTTATCCTCTATACAAGCGGGACGACCGGCCAGCCAAAAGGAATTGTTCATACCACAGGAGGATATCTCGTCGGAGCTCATTACACCTGCAAATATATCTTTGATCTCAAAGAGAACGATGTCCACTGGTGTACTGCCGACCCGGGCTGGATCACCGGACACAGTTACATCGTCTATGGTCCGCTCTCTGTAGGAGCAACGGTGCTCATCACCGAGACCACCCCTGATTATCCTGACCCGGGAATCTGGTGGAGCCTTATTGAAGAGTTTGGTGTAACGGTCTTTTATACCGCTCCAACCGCCATACGAATGTTCATGAAGGTAGGGGAGCAATGGCCGGATAAGTATAACCTCAGCTCCCTCCGGATCATCGGATCGGTCGGTGAACCTCTCAACCCGGAGGCATTTGAATGGTACTACCGCGTTATCGGAAGAAACAGGTGCCCCATCCTTGATACCTGGTGGCAGACCGAAACCGGCATGCACATGATCACAACCCCGCTCGGACAGCCTATGAAACCAGGATTTGCAGGCGTTCCTATACCAGGAGTTGTGGCAGATGTGGTGGACAAGGAAGGCAATCCGGTTCCTGCACGGCAGGGAGGTCTGCTGGTCATCAAAGAGCCATGGCCGTCGATGATGCGGACCGTCTACAATAATCCGGACCGGTATAAACAATACTGGAACCAGATTAAAAACTGGTATACAGTCGGGGATCTTGCAGTAAAGGACGAGGACGGATACATCATGGTCCTGGGGAGATCTGATGATATCATCATCGTCGCTGGCCATAATCTGGGAACGGCAGAGGTGGAATCAGCGCTGGTCTCCCACGAAGCGGTTGCAGAGGCTGCCGTCATCGGTGTTCCGGACGATGTGAAAGGACAGGCGGTCAAGGCCTTTGTTATCCTGAGACAGGGATATGAACCAAGTCAGAAGCTCGTCTCTGAACTGACATACCATGTACGGATGACCATCGGCCCAATCGCCATGCCATCCGGCATAGAATTTATGGATAAGTTGCCAAAGACGAGAAGCGGGAAGATCATGCGACGTGTCCTCAAGGCAAAAGAGATGGGAGTGGATCCAGGCGATATCTCTACCCTTGAAGAATAA
- a CDS encoding 4Fe-4S binding protein, whose translation MTIRDFIIRTCTDMGISCVGCAAVIRWEQPLFFPWVPESCYPNAIYPEAQTAVVIGLPVHLPVVETAPSIWYREEYKIVNSLLDQYTWRIATVLNDQGYASVSIPRDGYGSITVLQKNPAAFFSHRHAAVLAGLGTFGRNNMVLTRAWGPRVRFGTVLTSARIESDALIESSLCTRCNACVRACPVHALEEEDYPESKTNKKACADRSAALNGEYRSPCGICIKVCPVGADRDLFNRTDIRMYDDTGAWKKYHDAWDHVRSFGSD comes from the coding sequence ATGACAATCAGGGATTTCATCATCCGGACCTGCACAGATATGGGCATCTCATGTGTCGGATGTGCCGCTGTGATCCGGTGGGAGCAGCCCCTCTTTTTCCCGTGGGTTCCTGAATCATGTTATCCGAATGCCATCTATCCGGAGGCACAAACCGCTGTTGTTATCGGCCTTCCCGTGCATCTGCCTGTGGTTGAGACTGCTCCATCCATCTGGTATCGTGAAGAGTATAAGATCGTAAACAGTCTCCTTGATCAATATACCTGGCGGATAGCGACTGTTCTGAATGATCAGGGTTATGCATCGGTCTCAATCCCCCGTGACGGGTATGGCAGTATCACGGTACTTCAGAAGAATCCGGCTGCGTTCTTTTCACATCGTCATGCTGCTGTGCTTGCAGGTCTCGGCACCTTTGGGAGAAATAATATGGTTCTGACTAGAGCATGGGGGCCACGGGTCAGGTTTGGAACGGTTCTCACCAGTGCCCGGATTGAATCAGATGCTCTTATTGAATCATCCCTCTGTACCCGATGCAATGCCTGTGTCCGTGCCTGTCCGGTCCATGCCCTGGAAGAGGAGGATTACCCAGAATCTAAAACAAATAAAAAGGCGTGTGCTGACCGGAGTGCTGCCCTGAATGGAGAGTACCGGTCTCCATGTGGAATATGTATCAAGGTATGCCCGGTTGGAGCTGACCGGGATTTGTTTAATCGGACTGATATCAGGATGTATGATGATACAGGTGCATGGAAAAAATATCATGATGCCTGGGACCATGTCCGGTCTTTTGGTAGTGATTGA
- a CDS encoding RNA recognition motif domain-containing protein — protein MEGKKLYVGNLPYSTNESQLSELFSSYGEVVSAKIIENKGFGFVEMGTSEEAQAALDALNDTEFDGRTMRIDEARPMQPRRDFGGNRSGGFGGSSGGFNRRRF, from the coding sequence ATGGAAGGAAAGAAATTATACGTAGGCAACCTGCCCTACTCCACAAACGAAAGCCAGCTCAGCGAACTTTTCTCATCCTATGGAGAGGTTGTCAGCGCCAAAATCATTGAGAACAAAGGTTTTGGATTTGTCGAGATGGGAACTTCAGAGGAAGCCCAGGCAGCACTCGATGCCCTGAACGATACTGAATTTGACGGAAGAACTATGCGTATCGATGAAGCACGCCCAATGCAGCCACGCCGTGACTTTGGTGGAAACCGGAGCGGTGGGTTTGGCGGCTCAAGTGGCGGCTTTAACAGAAGACGCTTCTAA
- a CDS encoding M24 family metallopeptidase has translation MCTMDSRVPGSELEQRMKRFKARMEDQKPDYELVVIFGNINLYYFTGTMQDSMLCIPRDGEPTLWVRKSYERAKHESEFPYIERMGSFRDAARAYTDVPDTVHLETDIVPLALYQRFSKYFPISHVESVDRELSMVRAVKSPFEISLMEESGRIHARVLEESVPDMLTEGMRESEFATKLYGHLVNEGHHGIARFGMFNTEMLLGQIGFGENSLYPTYFDGPGGSVGLCPAVPLLGDRKRRLKKGDLVFVDVGCGFGGYHTDKTMTYMFGASLPDDVIEKHNRCVDVQNHLASLLVPGNIPSQIYQDVIATLEPEFLENFMGYKDRKVKFLGHGVGLLIDEIPVIAEGFHEPLEENMVFALEPKKGIPGVGMVGIENTFVVSKGRGRCITGTNPGLILV, from the coding sequence ATGTGTACTATGGACAGCCGGGTACCTGGATCAGAGTTAGAACAACGGATGAAACGATTTAAAGCCCGAATGGAGGATCAAAAACCTGACTATGAACTGGTAGTAATTTTTGGAAATATCAACCTTTATTATTTTACCGGTACCATGCAGGACAGCATGCTTTGCATTCCACGGGACGGAGAACCAACCCTCTGGGTCAGGAAGAGTTATGAACGTGCGAAACATGAATCTGAATTCCCGTATATTGAAAGAATGGGAAGTTTTCGTGACGCTGCCAGGGCATATACGGACGTTCCTGACACAGTACATCTTGAAACTGATATCGTTCCGCTCGCTCTTTACCAGCGGTTTTCAAAGTATTTTCCAATATCGCACGTTGAATCAGTGGATCGTGAACTCTCAATGGTCAGGGCTGTGAAGAGCCCATTTGAAATCTCCCTCATGGAAGAGTCAGGGAGAATTCATGCCCGGGTGCTGGAAGAAAGCGTTCCTGATATGCTGACTGAAGGTATGCGTGAGAGCGAATTCGCCACCAAACTGTATGGGCATCTGGTTAATGAAGGCCATCATGGGATTGCACGGTTTGGTATGTTTAACACCGAAATGCTTCTTGGTCAGATAGGATTTGGAGAAAACTCACTCTATCCGACATATTTTGACGGGCCTGGTGGATCTGTAGGATTATGCCCTGCCGTTCCCCTCCTTGGTGACCGGAAGAGGAGACTGAAAAAAGGAGACCTCGTCTTTGTTGACGTTGGATGTGGATTTGGCGGGTATCATACAGACAAAACCATGACCTATATGTTTGGTGCATCACTTCCTGATGACGTTATTGAGAAGCACAACCGGTGTGTGGATGTGCAGAACCATCTGGCTTCTCTCCTTGTCCCGGGTAATATCCCATCGCAGATATACCAGGATGTAATCGCAACGTTAGAGCCTGAATTTTTAGAGAATTTCATGGGATATAAAGACCGGAAGGTAAAGTTCCTTGGCCACGGTGTCGGTCTGTTAATTGATGAGATCCCGGTGATTGCTGAGGGTTTTCATGAGCCACTGGAAGAGAATATGGTATTTGCCCTTGAGCCAAAGAAAGGAATCCCAGGAGTTGGAATGGTAGGAATTGAGAACACCTTTGTGGTTTCAAAAGGGAGGGGGCGGTGCATTACGGGAACAAATCCCGGACTCATCCTGGTATGA